Genomic segment of Microbacterium sp. M28:
CGCCCCAGATCGCGTAGGCCACCTGCGTCGCATATGCGGTCGCCAGATGCTCCTCGCGCATGTAGGCCGTCGTGTCGGTCTCCACGTCGAGCTCGTCGAAGGAGCGCACCATCCACGCCTCCCAGTCCTCGGCGGCGAAGTCGAGGGCGGCGACCGCCTTCTGCTTGTCGTCGAGCTTGTTGTACGCGTTCATCTGTCCGCTCGCGACCTCGCTGGACTGGATGCCGGCGCGCGGCGGGAACAGGTTGTAACGGATCATGGAGAGCTCGACATCGGTCGCGCTGACCCAGCCGGTCTCGATCTCCTCGCCGTCTTTCTCGATCACCGCGCGGACGTTGAAGTGATAGTCGCCGTTGATCGGCTCCGGCGCGAACACGCTCCAGGACTGTCCGAACAGCGGGAGCATGTATCCGGCCAGGACCTCCTGGGTCGGAACCTCGCGCAGCGCCGAATAGGGCGCGATCCAGAGGAAGGACGCGAAGATGTGCCAGAGCGTGAGCAGACATGC
This window contains:
- a CDS encoding DUF5819 family protein — encoded protein: MSTKTDETNDAPATPVAVAVAAPRPRPKWWVRLIAFAACLLTLWHIFASFLWIAPYSALREVPTQEVLAGYMLPLFGQSWSVFAPEPINGDYHFNVRAVIEKDGEEIETGWVSATDVELSMIRYNLFPPRAGIQSSEVASGQMNAYNKLDDKQKAVAALDFAAEDWEAWMVRSFDELDVETDTTAYMREEHLATAYATQVAYAIWGDDVVRVQYRVSRQNVVPYAERNDAGAQRPDPTFSTTGWRGPVEEEGQSRDDFGDVFRHQFESTQK